The Astatotilapia calliptera chromosome 4, fAstCal1.2, whole genome shotgun sequence genome segment GAACATTTGCTGCATGTGTTGAAGGATCTGAGCGTCTATAGGAAGTCGAGTCTTCTTGTATGCAGCCTGTGTTGGTCCTTCAGTCCTATCTAATAGGTCCTCATCTCCATGGACCTACAGGGTGCAATATGCACCAAACTACTGTGCtacaaaaatgggaaatagatgCAGCAGTTTACTGAAATGAGGCATGAAATTCCCCTTTCTGTTGGCATAGAAACATTTAACTGGACATTTAATCTCTGAGATTTGTCGGTATACGAAGAAAAACTGTGCAACACCAGCAGtaagtctcagtttttctacacgATAAAGATGCTGTAGTTTACTCTGGACACATTATACgatcaaacaaacaataaaaacaggaactttcatTTAATCATTACTGTACCATGAATGTGTGCACGAGAGGTCTGTATCAGTAGGACAAGCTGGGAAATTACAGTTAAAAGCCCAAAACTTTGTCCTACTTCAAGATGTCCTTGCTGGGCTGATTCTGGCCCACGggtcttatgtttgacaccctggAAAGCAAACAGCACACTAACATACATGCTTTACTGACCACACATTTCGTGCTCATACATCTGCAAGGACGACACAGAACCATCCAACTTAACCACACAACACACAGTCTTTTTTAACTGTAATCTAATTTTAAAGCTGATCTAAAATATTGAGCACGACTTCTACCACCTCAcgtttctctctctcaggaAAGCCTAATGTTGGTTGACTGCTGCCGCATGCTTTCAGTTGTGTTACTCTTACAGTCGGGTGAAACATTTCAGGGGAAACATCGGCTCTGAGTGGGTCCTCCTGTTGCCCAAAGAGCATCAATCGGCtaagtaacacaaacacaaccagTGCAGAGGACGATGATCTCACCCATGTGTTATAGCTCAAAACCATTTTAATAACCAATTATTAAACCATATGCAGAAACCTCTTAATAGTGCTGTGACCACGCAGAGCCATTTTATACGCACTctatattaaaaatgaatgaagctTAATGAGAAAAGCAGCCCATTTCCCATCATCTGCTTCTGCATCAGTACTTCAGGACTCCATAAGCAACATTTTGGCAGGATGTTAATGCTTCTCTTGTGAATGTATGGCACCAGGCTTCAGGTCGCACATTAGCAAAGCACTGACGCGTACATACACAACCCACAATAAGTATGAACTACTATTTATTAAGTCTTATAGCTCTAATATAGCATAATGTGCCTCAGTTAGCGGTGCAGTGGTGCATATCACACTGATAGCAGGATTCATGCTTTTTGAAACAAGGACTCAGGTCTTCTGAGAGCCTTTTGTGAAAGAATCTGTCGTGTCTGCTGAATTCCCATCGTTCAGCACTGTGTCTGCCACGCTTCAGGTCAGTGTTGTCTCCACTGACTTCATCTTAGTCAGTACTGCTGAACCCTGCAGGTCACGAGGATCTAACACAGaggcatttaaaaatgtgtttaacgtGTACACAATATTTAGCTCACCAAAATATTTATAGTGCATTTTTCAACTCTGGTCCAAGATCCAATGGGAAGATTAACCCAatgattctgtcagtgttgtcTTTGACTTGAGAAGCTTTAGCTGTTTGTTTAAAGAGGAAGCCCAGAGTGTGGGAATCAGAAAAGTCAGAGGCTGACCTCAAGCTGCACTGTTGGAAGCATtaggatgctgtttgttttagctCGACTCATTCACACGTCTTCAATGGCAATGAAGCGGAACACTGAGACACAAACCACTGAAACAGGGCCTGCTTGGAATGAAAACAAGGCTCAAGTTTATGATAATAAGACAATCACAATGAAAACAATAGAACACTGTCGTCCTACAGCAGGGCAACTCCGACTGACTCAGGTTTTACAATCGCTCAGATGACACAAATTTATTGCATAAACAatgtcagatgttttcagaaacCCTCGGGGCTGGTGAAGTGAGAGATGAACACCCGAACTgtgattatgtttttgttttcacagtcCCCCTGACCTCATTCAGTGCTGTGCCATGTACCAAATCAAACATTGTTGCTCTCTGATACAGTGGAGCAGGTTTTGTGTAAAGTCCAACGGAGCTCTAACAAAATGAAGAAACCTCACCGCTGCTTTCTGACAACATTAATCAGCGATATTTGTCTTTCACCCCCAAACTTTGGCACTTGCTAGGTTCTAATTTTGGGACTCTGTGTGCTTATACGTACACACCTGCATGCATGCAGGCACGTGTGGTGGACGATGTTTTTCTTCAGCTCTTCTACAGGCCGACATAAAAATTTAACctgggacaaattaaaaaaagaaaacaatctgaACAAACATTTCTCTACATTAGCAGCAACGTCACAGACCAACTGGGCTGCAGccagttacattaaaaaaccCCTAAAATAAGCACCCAAGCTACTCTCTCTCATTCCCATCTGGATCATACAAGAGAAACGATGCAgagtcctttttttgtttgcttagaAATGTGACCGTACGTTACCATTACAATTACAACAGAGTGCCAATTTCATGAATGTtgtgaagaaaaatgaaataaatctgaCTGAACTGCCCCTCAAAGTTTCCTTTCTATAATCACCTTTATTCTTATCTACTTCCCGATTCAGTGTATACTCGTAAAAGAGACAGGGATGGGTTATCTTCCAGCTAGTCCTACTAACAGCATAGAATAGACACACATATTGAGAGCAATGTATATATTATCTtagtatatataatatacaacaGTGTACATAGTCTCTGACAGTGGTGGACAGGATGAAGGGAGGCAGGACGATCGGCTGAACCTGTAGTCTCTGTTTGGTTcccagtgtgtgtgttacacCCTTTCCACATCAAAAATACAACCTGTGTTTGCCGTTTGTGCATCAGGGTTGACGTATCTGAAGCAGGTCCTCCACTCCGCGCTGCTGCCTGGCCTCTAAGGGAGGCTGCCACTGCTCGGCTACACTCAGATTACAGCTGGAGCACAAATGGGACAGTGTGATATGTATATATGGGCGAGTAGAGGATCTGATTAAATCAAGAAAACAGTGGTTTGTAACCGTAACTCCCACTGTCTGTCAGTGTGAAAACAACACTGCACATTTCATGACGCTGCAGTGAAACAAACCCTGTAAATCAGTGGGCGCTGAAATATGTGAACGGTCAAATGCAGGTTGAACCTGAGGTCCTGTGTGTCACACAGGGTGTGGAAAGCTGTAGGAGaatgtgagtgtgcgtgtaCATCTCGGCGTGTACAGGGGAAGACTGACGGGAACATCTGTGtgactgaaaaacagaaaggaaaacaaaaccagtcagatgaattaatttaatatttaataatgtgGGTGACATGTGTCACCATAAGCCCCACTCACCATGCTGTGTCACATTGTTCTGCTGTACTGGATGCCGGTCTTGGAGGCGATATTGGACCAGGGGAGCAGCGAGCGCAGCAGGGACTGGGCCTGTCGGTACAGCCTCTGAGGGATGGAGCAGGGGCTCAGGCTGGCCAGGGTTGAACCGATGTGCTGGATATAATCAGTGGGACAGGAAGtcaaggaaaaagaaacaatgcAACATTTACTTTTTCTCCTGCAACATCTGGACAAGTATGGCCCAGAGGAAATGAAATAACAGTGAGTAAGTGAAGTATTTTCCTGCTTCCAAAAAAGGATATAATATTGTCCAGGGTGGATGACCCCCGTTGATGTAGAGCACATATGTGAATCCATCTTTGAGGACGCCTCGGATGGAGTAGTAGTAGGGTAGGTAGTGGTGCTGCCTGAAGTCCCTGTTCTCGTAGAAGTTGATGGCAGTGTTGTTCGTGGTGAGAACGTGTAGGTAGATTGCCTTACAGTGGTCCTGGGCTGTCGTCGATATGTGCTCCTTCAAACTGTCCAGCAGCAGTGAGCCTGAATCGTTTCAATCAATATTAATGTACTGCAACATCAAATTTACATCAAGTCTCAcagcagatgagttttgagCGTAGTTCCAACATGTGACTCAACAGATCAAATCATTAATGTCTTTGATGAGACAGTGTCTAACCCGCGATTCGTTCAGATTCTTGCTAACTGAATAAAGGGTGTTAAATTAGTTCTGAACAGTTTCTGCCTCATCTTGGTGTTGTGACTTCGAGATGTTACTGGATGTGTTTTCTTTACGTacttttcaattcaattaaatgtaatttatatagtgccaactCATAACAGTCACCTGAGgtggctttatattgtaaggaaaAGACCCAAATCCAACAATCTGATAATCCCCCATAAGCACCATCTatgactgtgggaaggaaaaactcccttttaacaggaagagacctccagcAGAAGCTTCAGGAAGGGgcggagccatctgctgtgGCTAGTGGTGGTGaaagaagataaagaaaaaaaaaaaaaaaaagaggactgTTCTAGTACACGTAAAAAAAAGCTAGTAAgccaaaaaatgttaaaatgtaacaaaacacaaataaaattgtataAACTGGACTTCCTCAGCCTAAATGGCATGGAGGTTGTATAACCCCAGATTAGTTTAAAGGGAAATTATTCATTGCATTTTCTGACCATCAGGTTTAAGGCACTCGTGCCCTGGCTTCACATTTCAGACCTAGAGGCTGTGTTTGTCTTGTACATAAAGCCTTTGGTTTTAGCCACAACTGCAAACAGTGTGTCTGTTTACCTATGCCATGTTTCCTGAACTCTTTGACCACTCCCAGGCTGAGGATGTAGGCTACCTGTGTGTCCACGGGGAAACTGGAGGCCAGGATGTCTCCATCCTAACACGCATACATAGAAAGAAACAGACATATACACAAGTTGATTATTTCAACGTCCACAGTGGGTGACAGAATAAAAACGACACTTCTTCAAGCTTTGTTATCTTAAGTTAATCGTACCGATTTCTCAGATGTTGGAAATGTCACATTGAAAACATGCCAGAAATTTGCATACTGCACATTCAAGTTTGGAGCTTATAGTCTAAACTCATTCAAACAAGATAACATTGATCCCGATCAAAGCAAAATCAAATCCATTGCACTTCGTTTACACAAAATCCAAAAAAGACCACAAGTTACAGCTCTTCTTTCATCAGTTTCTTTCTCATTACCCTCTTCTCCTATATTTCGGGCTAATGAACCCATCTTTACCAAAGGTATCCTTTTTGCCAAAGCAGTGCACTGAAAACAGTCGACTATGTCAGTGATCTACTTATGACATCTCTAAGCAGCAGcagacattcacacactcaGTGACACTATGTCCAGAGAACACAATGTCATATTTTGGAGGAAATCCACATTAAGAACGTGTCTCTTTCTAGCTGCTGctgcaaaacattaaaaatattatactgcacCTTTGACTGGACTGACAACATGTTACACTTTCTGAGCGAGAGATGGCACATCCAAACTGAACCTCTTACCTCTTTGTGTACTTTGGTCCGACCTTTGATCTCGGCCACAATCATTCCCACGATGCCTCCTCTGTAGGTGGCAGCGAGGGAGAAGAACTTCTTGTTGGAGGTGATGTCCTGATACCATGAGTCTGGGTACCTGGAACCAAACGTCAGACAGGTCTCATATCAGACTATTACTCAGACTCCAGAAGGTCTGCTTAACTTATGGGCCGCTACTTGTTAGCTCACTGGGCATTCAGTTAACAGGAGTCCATTTATGCCAGTCagtaacaatgaaacaaagacaGTTCCTATATACACAAATCTCGGCCAATGACACTCTCAGTATGATAACTTACTCGATTGGGAACCAATCACCACAGAGCAGCTTAACGTTCTCTATGTCATCGTGGCAAAGGAAGCGGAGCTGGACTTCACTGAGGGCTGTGGGAGGCACCACGTCACTCATTCACACCTGCAGGTTCCAACAGAGTGCACAGGAGAGATGGTGAGACTGCAAAAGCagactaaaaaacaacaacacccttTACAATTAAGTACAAGgtactgactaacactgaggCATGCAGACCTCTGCTATTGTGCAGTTCTAGATAACAAAGAGAAGTCAGGTAAGCCCTCGCACAATTAACACGCATTACTGACATTTATAAAGGTTAGAATGACACACATTTAAACGGACCAGCAGAATGAAACGCAATTATGACgtaaaaaaccccagaaaattAAACGCAAATATGTAATAGGCATCAAATAAGGTTGCCCATAAAAAGTGAAGTGACCATTAGCAGTCGTGTACACAAACCTCTCAAGTTCTTGTAAATACGAAAACAGTgatgttatttctttatttacgtAACATCCCGGCAGAAACGGAGCATGCTGCCACTGGTATCAACAGTGTCACTCTTGTGTCCGCAGGTTTAACCACATTTCAGCGTACAGCATACAGGCTAGTGTTAGCTGCCGCTAGCTAGCGCTCTGATGCTAAGCTAACGTACCTTGTTTCTACACTCGGACCGGAGGAAAGCCGAACACAATTAAATTCCTTGAGTGTCACTCGATACAGTCACCACTGCGGACACAGCATGATAAAGCACTGGTTTATTCCCGACTCTCAAAGCCGTTTCATTACGGAGCCACTGCTACAAGGGTTGCTACGCTAACCAGAGCTCTCCGTGCTTTGATAACAGCTGgatgttttcttcctgtttgtgGCTGCTACACGAGTGACGTCACTTCTAAGGCGTTTCCTTGTTCTGTTCAGTCCGTTGGCGATTTGTCGCCACCTGCTGGACAGAAGTGTGTTCTACAGGAGTGACTCCTCCATAAAGAAAtgggatgagaaaaaaaatgaattaaattcagtttgtttgtttgtttgtttgttttttatcttaaaaAGCATACAGATTCATTTGTGTTTTCGTTGTATTAACAAATTATTGCGGAAAGTAAAGACAACAGTGGTTTACTggacattaaaatgttttctgaagTATCAGTACTATCGGCAgtactggccctgtatttacttgctATCAGACCGGCGCGAACATTTGCAGTATGGCACAGCACAGAGGCGCTGCTTATCATTGATAAATAAGACTTGCTCTGGCTGAATGAAGGGGAGGAGTTCATTTCATGACACATATCAGCGTGCAGATTCAAAACACACTTAACCTGAAATGTTATCAAGTTAAAGTTAGGAgagtaagaaaaaagaaaccggTAAGAGTGGACATGTTGTCAAAGTCAATAAAGCGATAAAGCCAAGGTAAGGTCTGTATAGCCCCGATTCACTGATGATGATTTCATGCCCCaaacaaaatacatttgttGATATGAACTGGTTCGTAGTCATGTTGGAACAAGAAGGGACCAtctccaaactgttcccactAAGTTGGGGgtatgaaattgtccaaaaatgttttggtatgctgaagcattaagagttcctcTCACTGGAACAAAGGGGCTGAgcccaggggcccgttcttcgtacctcgctaagtaggttagccggattagattgttgacgatttcgcgtgatcctggatcagtcggttccccgaagctcatccgggacttgctgtcatagcaacagagccgtaagcgtaaacctgctcgggagcaggttcactttatgtaaacaggattagatcgcggccacgcaggtatgtccgcttcatttatacgaaagcaacagcgatatttttccactgtttcaccataaataaatattatcaatgtaactaaagataatgcagcacttgatccttttattgatgtcacacagatacatacaggtcatttcctaaaaaagggaaatgtactattaacattctattacatgtatgtgattattacagatgtaattcatatttcagagtagtaattgtaaattacttcgtgtaatcaagatgagagaccacggctataaaagcgaaggtggatttgggaagcctgtcgcagccatgtcctgtccgtttacgcgaccaacccattgcggaaggtgcaagattgataaggagagtcctcagaattcagcgtatattgcgggatagacaggatcctttagctcagcgcgacagtgtgctcatagagagatatcgatattcccgtgagggtattatttacttaaccaacttgttgacgagggggtgcaggaccaccacctgtctttttttcctctgcccttttcttggttgctgttatgaacaaactaacagagtattacaggccagtattaccttgccaagagacgcaaagcaatctaagagataaatattaccattctgtagaatactcctgtattccacttttacttgttcccatgttcttgtgggtcctgttgtggctctaatgtgaaaggggatataatataacatattataatataatataatgccatatgatattggacaatatagtgtcatatgatagatctaccctaccgcctactggtgttggccagaggggccgatggcgcgatatggcagcctggctacaaccgtagctgcctccaccagtgtgtgaatgtgggagtgaatgaatagtggtatcgtaaagcgctttgggtgccttggaaagcgctatataaacccaatccattattattattattattagattacCTACgggtttgatttgtcagcaactttctgccagccctctctccttgcttttgcagcctttgcagtgttctcttgcgttttaattaaactctgaaactcctgaaatccctcactaatgggttcttgctctgctgccggaaaataccgagcacgccccttggacattttcgccgaccaatcagcgggttgccgatcaatgtttctactatcgatgcgtagccccttttacgacacccagtgatgtcacattcctgcgtccagctgtagtaatcgtcaacagcaggtgtgttcggggaaccggattagcgagctcacggttagcgcgatgatttgatcttggatgtgtcatttgatcttggatgtagtaagcgacgtacgaagaacgggccccaggtccTGAAAAACAACTGCACACCGTAATTCCCCTCCACCAAACGGCAACTGCCAAACCCAGACTTATCCATCAGATTGCCAGACTCAGAAGTGTGATTGGTTATTCCAGAGaactggggcccgttcttcgtacgtcgcttactacatccaagatcaaatgacacatccaagatcaaatcatcgcgctaaccgtgagctcgctaatccggttccccgaacacacctgctgttgacgattactacagctggacgcaggaatgtgacatcactgggtgtcgtaaaaggggctacgcatcgatagtagaaacattgatcggcaacccgctgattggtcggcgaaaatgtccaaggggcgtgctcggtattttccggcagcagagcaagaactcatgagtgagggatttcaggagtttcagagtttaattaaaacgcaagagaacactgcaaaggctgcaaaagcaaggagagagggctggcagaaagttgctgacaaatcaaactcgtaggtaatttaataataataataataatggattgggtttatatagcgctttccaaggcacccaaagcgctttacgataccactattcattcactcccacattcacacactggtggaggcagctatggttgtagccaggctgccatatcgcgccatcggcccctctggccaacaccagtaggcggtagggtagatctatcatatgacactatattgtccaatatcatatggcattatattatattataatatgttatattatatcccctttcacattagagccacaacaggacccacaagaacatgggaacaagtaaaagtggaatacaggagtattctacagaatggtaatatttatctcttagattgctttgcgtctcttggcaaggtaatactggcctgtaatactctgttagtttgttcataacagcaaccaagaaaagggcagaggaaaaaaagacaggtggtggtcctgcaccccctcgtcaacaagttggttaagtaaataataccctcacgggaatatcgatatctctctatgagcacactgtcgcgctgagctaaaggatcctgtctgtcccgcaatatacgctgaattctgaggactctccttatcaatcttgcaccttctgcaatgggctgctcgcgtatacggacaggacatggctgcgacagacttcccaaatccaccttcgcttttatagccgtggtctctcatcttgattacacgaagtaatttacaattactactctgaaatatgaattacatctgtaataatcacatacatgtaatagaatgttaatagtacatttcccttttttaggaaatgacctgtatgtatctgtgtgacatcaataaaaggatcaagtgctgcattatctttagttacattgataatatttatttatggtgaaacagtggaaaaatatcgctgttgctttcgtataaatgaagcagacatacctgcgtggccgcgatctaatcctgtttacataaagtaaacctgctcccgagcaggtttacgcttacggctctgttgctatgacagcaagtcccggatgagcttcggggaaccgactgatccaggatcacgcgaaatcgtcaacaatctaatccggctaacctacttagcgaggtacgaagaacgggccccaggtcttcactgctctagagtccaggggtgtgctttacaccactgcagcTGACGCTTTAGGTTgtgcttggtgatgtaaggctcctttaagcaagcacttggcgacagtgcgAAGGAAAAAATCCcccttaacaggaagaagcctccagcAGAAGCAGGGTCAGAGAGAAATTTGACTATcatcaacaaaaacaagtggactttaaaaaaacagtcagaaacccatctaaaagacagaaatgaaaaatggcCACGTGCACATTCAGTCGGTCACATAATGTCAGCGCGCCCTCTGGTGGTTATCTGCTGGTACTGCAGCAGCACGAAAACCAAGTCAGATTAAATAATTAGTCAGAAAGACACAAGGACTGCAGTTGTAtgtctccttttatttttatgtatgttttacttttattataGTGATCAGAATGTTACTGCAACCATTTCAAGCATTTAGATTCAAAGGTCGTTTGCACTGTTGTCTCCTAGTTGGGCTTTTAAACAAAGACATGTCAATAACATACATTATCTGTAAAAtgtacattaaaaacacaaaagtcaaACACATCAATGTATAGACACAGATGCAGCAATAATAATTCATTCAAAGTGAAACCGTCTGGGTCCAGTTTGAGTTCTACTGGTGAGGAATTCTGCATGTTTATAACCCtcatggaaaacatttgctcaaATAAGGATTTCATGTCACAGCACTTTGGAGTTTCCAGTATATGATCTGGCTGAAACCAGAACTCTAACCCACAAGGTCCCTGAGCACCTGCGAGGAATGGTTACTGGGAGGAATGGTTATTATGTTAACGTTTGTATGGCAGTCTTAGATTAGCAATATCAAGACTTTTAATTGCCTGTCTGCTCATCATGGAGATGCTACTCAAGAGATTACAAAGTAATTTGAATGTCTGGTAAAGAAGGAGGGAGCCTAGATCCTTAGAGCCTAGATCAGTCAGGTCAATCCAGGTTTATAGAGCCATTAATGACCTTTTGACATTAAAACCCAGAAAGCTGGTATTTCTCCAGTGATTTACATCATTTATAGCTGGAGCTTCAGTGCTGACAActatttcctgtttccacataTTAGCCTCAAGGGGACTGAGTTTTTAGTTTACTGTTTCAGTTCTGTGTacttgcatgttctgactgttTTCTCCAGGTTTTTAACGTAGCTCCTTTAAGAGGCTCCTTCACGGTGCTAACCTGTTGGCACACCTGTTCTCCATAATCATCAGTGAGCACAGCAGTTCATCCACCAAAGATCTCTCTGGGATTCGAAGCTGCTTCACAGCAGAGCTTCTCTGAGTTGGTGGGCCTGAGCTCCTTCTAAGGTAAACACCCAGTTTACATTTGCTGGAGTTCTTTTGCATGTTTAGATTAGTTTACCTCTTGAATAT includes the following:
- the naa60 gene encoding N-alpha-acetyltransferase 60, which encodes MSDVVPPTALSEVQLRFLCHDDIENVKLLCGDWFPIEYPDSWYQDITSNKKFFSLAATYRGGIVGMIVAEIKGRTKVHKEDGDILASSFPVDTQVAYILSLGVVKEFRKHGIGSLLLDSLKEHISTTAQDHCKAIYLHVLTTNNTAINFYENRDFRQHHYLPYYYSIRGVLKDGFTYVLYINGGHPPWTIFDYIQHIGSTLASLSPCSIPQRLYRQAQSLLRSLLPWSNIASKTGIQYSRTM